ACACCTTTTACGTAAGCTAGCATACCGTCTTCACCAAAGTAACCTTTGGTTAAATCGTTCATGTGTAATGCAGTGGTGTGATACGTTGGTAATGTAATCAGGTGGTGGAATATCCCCGCGTCTCTAGCGCCATCTTTTTGAAATGTTTTAATGTTTTGGTCTGCACGCAAACATAAAGGGGTGGCGTCATATTCTGCAGCCATTAAATTGTTTTTGTCATAGGCTGTTACGTCTTCTCCTGCAGCAAGCATAGCCTCATAGGCTTGATTACGGAAATTTAAAGTCCAATTAAATGACGGCGAGTTATTGTATACCAATTTAGCATTGGGCACGACTGCTTTTACACGATTAACCATATGTGCAATTTGCTTTACATTAGGTGTTGGTGTTTCAATCCATAATAAATCGGCACCATTTTGTAAACTTGTGATACAATCTAAAACGACACGGTCTATATTAGAGCCTTCTTTAAATTTATAAAGCCCGTTAGCTAATCGCACTGGGCGGACTAATTTACCATCTCTTTTTAGGAGCACATCATCTTCTTTGGCCTCTGTAATATCAATAGCTTCAGCTTCAACAAAAGCTAAATATTGAGAGGCTAAATCACCTGGTTCTTGACTTACGGGTAGTTTTTGGGTTAATCCTGCACCTTCAGAGTCTGTTCTGGCTACAATAACTCCATCGTCTACACCTAATTCTAAAAACGCATATCTAATAGCGTTTAATTTTGCAATAAAATCTTCGTGTGGTACCGTTACTTTACCATCTTGATGCCCACATTGTTTTGCGTCAGACACTTGATTTTCAATTTGAATGGCACAAGCGCCAGCTTCAATCATTTTTTTGGTTAGTAAATAGGTCGCTTCTTCATTACCAAAACCAGCATCAATATCAGCTATAATTGGTACGATATGTGTTTCGTAATTATCAATTATATCTTGTACATCTTCTCCGTTTTCTAGTCTTTTAAATAGGTCATTTAATTCTATAGCATCCGCTTGACGTAAAAAATCATAGATCTCTGCAATCAAACTCGGTACTGCCGTTTTTTCATGCATAGACTGATCTGGTAATGGTCCAAATTCTGAACGTAGGGCAGCAACCATCCATCCAGAAAGGTATAAATAACGTTTGCTTGTTGTTTTATGATGTTTTTTTACGGCAATCATCTTTTGTTGGGCCACAAACCCGTGCCAGCAGCCTAATGATTGTGTGTAGTTAGAATGGTCAGCATCATAAGCAGCCATATCTTCTCTCATAATACCAGCCGTATATTTAGCGATATCTAATCCTGTTTTAAAGCGATTTTGTGTGGCCATCCTCGCCGCACTTTCTGGACGTATGGCATTCCAAGTGTTACCATACTTTGCTTTTAGATTTTTAACAGTGTCTAAAGCCGAACTATAATTTGTTTGTGCTAAATTTTTCATAATTTTGTACTATGTTATTTATTATTAATAATTAGATCCTGTTGATTGTTACAGCAATCGCAGGATTTTTTTTATAGGTATTGGTAAGCGGGAAGCGTCAAAAATTCTTCAAAGGTTTCGTTGGTTACCAATTGGTCAAATAACGAGATAGCTAGTTTGAACTTTGTATTTTTAATTGTGTCTTCACCGTATTCGGTAAGAATTTTTTCAACTTCATCATTAAATAATACTTGATATAAGTTTAAATTAAACGGACGTCCATCTTCAAGAACGACTTCGTTTTTTAACCATTGCCAAACTTGTGTTCTAGAAATTTCGGCAGTAGCGGCATCTTCCATTAGATTATAAAGTGCGACAGCACCATAGCCTCTTAACCAAGCTTCGGTATATAGAATACCAACGTTTATATTTTTTCGTATGCCGGCTTCGGTAACCGTTCCTTTAGGGATTTCAACTAAATCTTGTTCGGTTATAATCACATCATCACGTGTAACTTGTAACTGGTTTGGCGTTGGCATGTGCTTATCGAATTCGCTCATGGCTACAGAAACCAAATCAGGATGTGCCACCCAAGTGCCATCGTGTCCGTTTTTAACTTCACGTTCTTTATCTTTTCTAACTTTTTCTAGTGCTGCTATATTAGCATATTCATCATTTTTAATAGGTATTTGTGCGGCCATTCCTCCAATAGCTAATATGCCTCTTTTGTGACACCGTTGAATTACTAATTTAGAATAGGCATCCATAAAAGGGGAGGTCATAGTGACTTGATCACGATTAGGGACTACAAAATTAGGGTGGTTTCTAAATTTTTTGATGTAGGAGAAAATATAATCCCATCGGCCACAGTTTAAGCCAACAATATGGTCTTTAAGTTCAAAAATTATTTCGTCAAGCTGAAAACTCGCAGTAATTGTTTCTACTAAAACGGTTGCTTTAAATGTACCATGTGGCACTTTTAGATAGTCTTCAGCAAAAGTAAAGACGGTATCCCACCAGCGCGCTTCTAAATAATGTTCTAATTTTGGAAGATAAAAGTAAGGTGCGGTATTATTTTCTAATAGTATGTTCGTGTTATGAAATACGTATAACCCAAAATCGACTAAACTCCCAGAGGCCTCTTCGTTATTGATGGTAATATGTCTTTCGTTTAAATGTAATCCTCTTGGTCTCACTAATAAAACAGCAGTGTCAGGATTTAGTTTATAAGATTTATTTCTTTTGGTATCCGTT
This portion of the Olleya sp. Bg11-27 genome encodes:
- a CDS encoding isocitrate lyase; amino-acid sequence: MKNLAQTNYSSALDTVKNLKAKYGNTWNAIRPESAARMATQNRFKTGLDIAKYTAGIMREDMAAYDADHSNYTQSLGCWHGFVAQQKMIAVKKHHKTTSKRYLYLSGWMVAALRSEFGPLPDQSMHEKTAVPSLIAEIYDFLRQADAIELNDLFKRLENGEDVQDIIDNYETHIVPIIADIDAGFGNEEATYLLTKKMIEAGACAIQIENQVSDAKQCGHQDGKVTVPHEDFIAKLNAIRYAFLELGVDDGVIVARTDSEGAGLTQKLPVSQEPGDLASQYLAFVEAEAIDITEAKEDDVLLKRDGKLVRPVRLANGLYKFKEGSNIDRVVLDCITSLQNGADLLWIETPTPNVKQIAHMVNRVKAVVPNAKLVYNNSPSFNWTLNFRNQAYEAMLAAGEDVTAYDKNNLMAAEYDATPLCLRADQNIKTFQKDGARDAGIFHHLITLPTYHTTALHMNDLTKGYFGEDGMLAYVKGVQREEIRKGVSCVKHQRMAGSDLGDDHKTFFAGDKALKAGGENNTSNQFESKTNTTKPELVLDK
- the aceB gene encoding malate synthase A — protein: MENTLLKTPQITFSKDVTNYYPEILTDDALAFLSALHEKFNPERLELLKRRTNQQQFFDSGQFPEFPRETKTIRETDWTAGNIPHDLQDRRVEITGPVDRKMIINALNSGAKTFMADLEDSNAPTWDNAISGQQNLLDANNKTISLTDTKRNKSYKLNPDTAVLLVRPRGLHLNERHITINNEEASGSLVDFGLYVFHNTNILLENNTAPYFYLPKLEHYLEARWWDTVFTFAEDYLKVPHGTFKATVLVETITASFQLDEIIFELKDHIVGLNCGRWDYIFSYIKKFRNHPNFVVPNRDQVTMTSPFMDAYSKLVIQRCHKRGILAIGGMAAQIPIKNDEYANIAALEKVRKDKEREVKNGHDGTWVAHPDLVSVAMSEFDKHMPTPNQLQVTRDDVIITEQDLVEIPKGTVTEAGIRKNINVGILYTEAWLRGYGAVALYNLMEDAATAEISRTQVWQWLKNEVVLEDGRPFNLNLYQVLFNDEVEKILTEYGEDTIKNTKFKLAISLFDQLVTNETFEEFLTLPAYQYL